In one window of Burkholderia multivorans ATCC BAA-247 DNA:
- a CDS encoding DUF3175 domain-containing protein: MPSSSPPHARGKRLTRRAGRARSTDRGHATRWSADVTRDSDALDLEPEIFKSDDPGEIAASLKRSAERSRRRKATPFQSAMSMLNFYVNRAGRNLPKTRRTTLERAKRKLREAFGRKP, translated from the coding sequence ATGCCTTCTTCCTCCCCGCCGCACGCGCGCGGCAAACGCCTGACGCGGCGCGCGGGCCGCGCGCGCAGCACCGATCGCGGCCACGCGACACGCTGGTCGGCCGACGTCACGCGCGACAGCGACGCGCTCGACCTCGAACCCGAGATCTTCAAGTCCGACGATCCGGGCGAGATCGCCGCGTCGCTGAAACGCTCGGCCGAACGCAGCCGCCGCCGCAAGGCGACGCCGTTCCAGTCGGCGATGTCGATGCTGAACTTCTACGTGAACCGCGCGGGCCGCAACCTGCCGAAAACGCGCCGCACGACGCTCGAGCGCGCGAAGCGCAAGCTGCGCGAAGCGTTCGGCCGCAAGCCGTGA
- a CDS encoding type 1 glutamine amidotransferase domain-containing protein codes for MSGKLANCKVAILAVDGFEEAELVEPQRALSAEGAQVDVISQQPGEIQGFRHVDKGARVKVNHTFDDAKQGDYDAIVLPGGVVNGDAMRMIPAAREFVTAAIGADKPVAVICHGGWLLVSAGLVDGRTMTSWPSLQDDIRNAGGKWVDERVVRDGNLITSRKPDDLDAFNGALIECLAADRAHAPRERP; via the coding sequence ATGAGCGGCAAACTCGCCAATTGCAAGGTCGCGATCCTCGCCGTGGACGGCTTCGAGGAGGCCGAGCTCGTCGAACCGCAGCGTGCGCTCAGTGCCGAGGGTGCGCAGGTCGACGTGATTTCGCAGCAACCGGGCGAGATCCAGGGTTTCCGGCACGTCGACAAGGGCGCACGCGTCAAGGTGAACCATACGTTCGACGATGCGAAGCAGGGCGACTACGATGCGATCGTTCTGCCGGGCGGTGTCGTGAACGGCGACGCGATGCGGATGATTCCCGCCGCGCGCGAGTTCGTGACGGCCGCGATCGGCGCCGACAAGCCGGTCGCCGTGATCTGTCACGGCGGCTGGCTGCTCGTGTCGGCCGGGCTCGTCGACGGCCGCACGATGACCAGCTGGCCGAGCCTGCAGGACGACATCCGCAACGCCGGCGGCAAGTGGGTCGACGAGCGCGTCGTGCGCGACGGCAATCTCATCACGAGCCGCAAGCCCGACGATCTCGACGCGTTCAACGGCGCGCTGATCGAATGCCTCGCGGCCGACCGCGCGCATGCGCCGCGGGAGCGCCCATGA
- a CDS encoding DUF1488 domain-containing protein, whose amino-acid sequence MSTRATIAGDPPPVFDGATLQLQFVVEIDGVPAECAITAEALEDHFGARSALEADLREAFERGRQRIAEACADVVADGHGGAVLHSGYFRVQRRAAAALARQATSHAPRS is encoded by the coding sequence ATGAGCACACGCGCGACGATTGCGGGCGATCCGCCACCCGTGTTCGACGGCGCGACGCTGCAGCTGCAGTTCGTCGTCGAGATCGACGGCGTACCGGCGGAGTGCGCGATCACGGCCGAAGCGCTCGAGGATCACTTCGGTGCGCGCTCGGCGCTCGAGGCCGACTTGCGCGAGGCGTTCGAACGGGGCCGCCAGCGCATCGCCGAGGCCTGCGCGGACGTGGTCGCCGACGGCCACGGCGGCGCGGTGCTGCATAGCGGCTATTTCCGCGTGCAGCGGCGCGCGGCCGCGGCGCTCGCGCGTCAGGCGACGTCGCACGCGCCACGGTCCTGA